From Streptosporangium album, the proteins below share one genomic window:
- a CDS encoding MFS transporter, which yields MAGTAVSEPSTARRGRQLWLTLLALSIAGMVVSVQQTVVIPLLPRLMVAFGVPVAEVTWVFTASLLAGAVATPLLSRLGDMYGKKRMILFTVGLLVLGSVICALSGSLAVLIAGRAMQGASAALIPLAIGMIRDGFPRTRVMTAIGVVSATMGVGGNLGMIVTGIIADRTPSHHPVFWITAGLAAAALVLIALSAHDTGVRAGGRPDFIGAVLLSSWLVFLLLAISKGNDWGWGSGRVVGLFAGAVVLCAVWVFSQLRLRTPMVRLHLLVGRRSLPANLASLLLGFAMFGSFALISGFVQTPPSAGYGFGGSVLDVGLYALPSTVTMLAASFMSGRLSALLGPARSLALGAALCAAGFGWFTLFNTSVLDLIGANALQGLGFGIGYAALGALAVQHVPMDSTGIASGINSLVRAIGGSVSSAVTAALLTSITIAGTAVPSRDAYVLSFAIITVSAAASAAVALVAGMMARGVSDVG from the coding sequence GTGGCAGGGACGGCCGTCTCCGAGCCGAGTACGGCACGCCGGGGCAGACAGCTCTGGCTGACCCTGCTGGCGCTCTCCATCGCCGGGATGGTCGTCTCCGTCCAGCAGACCGTGGTGATCCCGCTGCTACCCCGGTTGATGGTCGCCTTCGGCGTGCCGGTCGCGGAGGTCACCTGGGTCTTCACCGCCTCGCTGCTCGCCGGCGCGGTCGCCACTCCGCTGCTGTCCCGCCTCGGGGACATGTACGGCAAGAAGCGGATGATCCTGTTCACCGTCGGGCTGCTCGTCCTGGGCTCGGTGATCTGCGCCCTGTCCGGCTCCCTGGCGGTGCTGATCGCCGGCCGGGCCATGCAGGGCGCCTCGGCTGCGCTGATCCCGCTGGCCATCGGCATGATCAGGGACGGTTTCCCGCGCACCCGGGTGATGACGGCCATCGGCGTGGTGAGCGCCACCATGGGCGTCGGCGGCAACCTCGGCATGATCGTCACCGGGATCATCGCCGACCGCACCCCCAGCCACCACCCGGTCTTCTGGATCACCGCGGGGCTCGCCGCGGCGGCGCTCGTGCTCATCGCGCTGAGCGCCCACGACACCGGGGTCCGGGCCGGAGGCCGCCCCGACTTCATCGGCGCGGTGCTGCTCTCCTCCTGGCTGGTCTTCCTGCTGCTGGCGATATCCAAGGGGAACGACTGGGGGTGGGGCTCCGGCCGGGTCGTCGGGCTGTTCGCGGGTGCGGTGGTGCTCTGCGCGGTGTGGGTGTTCAGCCAGCTCCGGCTCCGAACGCCGATGGTACGGCTCCACCTGCTCGTCGGCCGTCGTTCCCTGCCCGCCAACCTGGCCTCGCTGCTGCTGGGCTTCGCGATGTTCGGGTCGTTCGCCCTGATCTCCGGGTTCGTCCAGACACCGCCGTCCGCTGGATACGGCTTCGGCGGATCGGTCCTCGACGTCGGCCTCTACGCCCTCCCCAGCACCGTGACCATGCTGGCGGCGTCCTTCATGTCCGGACGCCTGTCCGCCCTCCTGGGCCCGGCCCGCTCTCTCGCCCTCGGCGCGGCCCTGTGCGCGGCCGGGTTCGGCTGGTTCACCCTCTTCAACACCTCGGTGCTCGACCTGATCGGCGCCAACGCACTGCAGGGACTGGGCTTCGGGATCGGCTACGCGGCGCTGGGCGCGCTGGCCGTACAACACGTGCCGATGGACTCGACCGGCATCGCCAGCGGCATCAACTCCCTGGTCCGAGCCATCGGAGGCAGCGTCTCCAGCGCCGTCACCGCCGCCCTCCTGACCTCGATCACCATCGCCGGAACCGCCGTCCCGTCCCGCGACGCCTACGTCCTGTCCTTCGCGATCATCACGGTGAGCGCCGCGGCCTCCGCCGCCGTCGCCCTTGTGGCCGGAATGATGGCGCGTGGAGTGTCCGACGTCGGCTAA
- a CDS encoding RNA polymerase sigma-70 factor, whose product MAVERFERHRDLLTGVAYRILGSVADAEDVVQEAWLRWSGVEVAEVEDDRAYLIRVTTRLSIDRLRRAKSRRESYVGSWLPELVGTAPDTAEHAELTASVELALLVVLETLSPLERAVFVLREAFALSYVEIGEIIGRAEATTRQLARRSKQHVQERRPRFDVDRDERRRLTERFIGAAAGGDLDALTAMLAEDVSLVGDGGGKAKAPLRVITGAEKVARFLSSIASKEGARRFMESLGADLVPGFAVEFRDVNGAPAAVVTADGRPITVFSLVIRDGLIETVFLVANPEKLARL is encoded by the coding sequence ATGGCCGTCGAACGCTTTGAGAGACATCGCGACCTGCTGACCGGAGTCGCCTACCGGATCCTGGGCAGCGTGGCCGACGCCGAAGACGTCGTGCAGGAGGCATGGCTGCGCTGGTCGGGGGTGGAGGTGGCCGAGGTGGAAGATGACCGGGCCTACCTGATCAGGGTGACGACCCGCCTCTCCATCGACCGCCTGCGGCGGGCGAAGTCGCGACGCGAGTCATATGTCGGGTCGTGGCTGCCCGAGCTGGTCGGCACCGCACCCGACACGGCCGAGCACGCCGAGCTGACCGCCTCGGTCGAGCTGGCGTTGCTGGTGGTGCTGGAGACCCTGTCGCCGCTGGAACGCGCGGTGTTCGTGCTGCGGGAGGCGTTCGCCCTGTCCTACGTGGAGATCGGTGAGATCATCGGCCGCGCCGAGGCGACGACCCGGCAGCTCGCTCGGCGGTCCAAACAGCACGTGCAGGAGCGCAGGCCCCGGTTCGACGTGGACCGCGACGAGCGGCGCAGGCTCACCGAGCGGTTCATCGGCGCGGCCGCCGGCGGTGATCTGGACGCGCTGACCGCGATGCTCGCCGAGGACGTCTCACTGGTCGGCGACGGCGGCGGGAAGGCCAAGGCCCCACTGCGGGTCATCACCGGCGCGGAGAAGGTGGCGCGATTCCTGTCCTCGATCGCGTCGAAGGAGGGCGCGCGGAGGTTCATGGAGTCGCTGGGCGCCGATCTCGTCCCCGGCTTCGCGGTGGAGTTCAGGGACGTGAACGGCGCCCCGGCGGCCGTGGTGACCGCCGACGGGCGGCCGATCACGGTGTTCTCCCTGGTCATCAGGGACGGTCTGATCGAGACCGTCTTCCTGGTGGCCAATCCGGAGAAACTTGCGCGCCTGTGA
- a CDS encoding phytoene desaturase family protein — protein MTQKITIIGGGLAGLTAAIACAEGGARVTVHEAHRALGGRARSTAAPYVANDGPHVFYSDGEPWRWMAARGLVQPFRRPALGELARFRFRHGYRLTSAPPWPLVKAITTRRRLRAPVDEGFGTWATRHLGEEAMRAAAGLVGVITFDADPARLSAAFVWERVLRAAAPRYPAPRYVVGGWQRVIDRMAAHARGLGVRIETGTRVDRLPEDTPVIVATSLDAARTLLGDESLHWESGRAVLLDLGLTRRPKDVFLVSDLDEGGFLEQYGLPDASLAPAGHTLVQIEMPLRQSESKAEAVTRAERLADLGLPGWRERTTWRREATANGRSGALDLPGLSWRDRPAIDRGHGVWLAGDAVAAPGLLGEVSTHSALIAARSVLHAVGSRVPA, from the coding sequence ATGACGCAGAAAATCACCATCATCGGCGGTGGCCTCGCGGGACTCACCGCGGCCATCGCGTGTGCCGAGGGCGGCGCGCGGGTCACCGTCCACGAGGCCCACCGGGCGCTCGGCGGCCGGGCCCGCAGCACCGCCGCGCCGTACGTCGCCAACGACGGCCCCCATGTCTTCTACTCCGACGGTGAGCCGTGGCGCTGGATGGCGGCCCGGGGACTCGTCCAGCCCTTCCGCAGGCCGGCACTCGGTGAGCTCGCCAGGTTCAGGTTCCGGCACGGCTACCGCCTCACCTCGGCTCCGCCCTGGCCGCTGGTGAAGGCGATCACCACCAGGCGGCGGCTCCGTGCCCCGGTGGACGAGGGCTTCGGCACCTGGGCCACCCGGCACCTGGGTGAGGAGGCGATGCGGGCGGCGGCGGGGCTGGTCGGCGTGATCACCTTCGACGCCGATCCGGCACGGCTGTCCGCGGCGTTCGTCTGGGAGCGGGTGCTGCGGGCGGCCGCGCCCCGATATCCGGCTCCGCGCTACGTCGTCGGCGGCTGGCAGCGGGTGATCGACCGGATGGCCGCTCACGCGCGCGGGCTGGGTGTGCGGATCGAGACCGGCACGCGGGTGGACCGCCTCCCCGAGGACACCCCGGTGATCGTGGCGACGTCGCTGGACGCCGCCAGGACGCTGCTCGGCGACGAGTCGCTGCACTGGGAGAGCGGCAGGGCGGTCCTGCTCGACCTCGGTCTCACCAGGCGTCCCAAGGACGTCTTCCTCGTCTCGGACCTGGACGAGGGGGGATTCCTGGAGCAGTACGGCCTGCCGGACGCCTCGCTCGCGCCGGCCGGGCACACGCTGGTCCAGATCGAGATGCCGCTGCGGCAGAGCGAGTCGAAGGCGGAGGCGGTCACCAGGGCGGAACGGCTGGCCGACCTCGGACTGCCCGGCTGGCGGGAGCGGACGACCTGGCGGCGGGAGGCCACCGCGAACGGCCGTAGCGGGGCTCTGGATCTGCCCGGACTGTCCTGGCGGGACCGGCCGGCGATCGACAGGGGGCACGGCGTCTGGCTGGCGGGGGACGCGGTCGCGGCCCCCGGCCTGCTCGGCGAGGTCTCCACGCACAGCGCCCTGATCGCCGCGCGATCCGTGCTCCACGCCGTCGGTTCGCGTGTCCCCGCCTGA